One stretch of Lacrimispora sphenoides DNA includes these proteins:
- a CDS encoding ABC transporter permease: MKNKMGVLKKMNFREYGVVIGFILLCVVISFATPAFATQKNILNLLRQSSIIGIIATGMTFVIISGSFDISVGAVAALSGAVTMKLITMGNGVPVAIAVLAALGIGAVVGLINGIAVAKINVPSLIATMAMVSVVKGSMLMFTGGYPITKTIPVLDTIGNGYVAGIPIPVIIFAAAVAIAFIILTKTRFGRYVYSVGGNEEASKLNGINVDSYKIKVFVINAVLAALAGIVLVGRMGTASPAAGDGYDMDAIASVVIGGTSVAGGSGSVLKTVIGVLLMSVINNSFNLLGVDMYFQYIFKGLIILIAVGADSFSKKRLASS, encoded by the coding sequence ATGAAGAATAAAATGGGTGTACTGAAAAAGATGAATTTTCGGGAATATGGTGTTGTAATAGGTTTTATTCTGCTGTGTGTGGTCATCTCATTTGCAACTCCGGCATTTGCAACTCAAAAGAATATCTTAAACCTGTTACGGCAGTCTTCCATCATCGGCATTATCGCAACGGGAATGACATTTGTAATTATATCAGGAAGCTTCGATATCTCAGTTGGGGCGGTAGCTGCTTTGTCAGGTGCGGTAACGATGAAACTGATAACAATGGGGAATGGGGTTCCGGTAGCAATCGCTGTTTTGGCAGCACTTGGGATTGGTGCAGTGGTAGGACTTATTAATGGTATTGCAGTTGCCAAAATTAATGTTCCTTCCCTGATTGCAACCATGGCAATGGTAAGTGTGGTGAAAGGTTCCATGCTGATGTTTACCGGAGGGTATCCCATTACAAAAACAATTCCGGTACTGGACACCATCGGAAATGGATATGTGGCTGGGATTCCGATTCCTGTCATCATATTTGCAGCAGCAGTTGCCATAGCTTTTATCATTCTTACAAAAACACGATTTGGAAGATATGTCTATTCTGTTGGGGGCAATGAAGAAGCCAGTAAATTAAATGGAATCAATGTAGACTCTTATAAAATAAAGGTATTTGTAATCAACGCAGTTTTAGCGGCATTGGCCGGGATAGTACTGGTAGGCAGAATGGGTACAGCCAGTCCGGCAGCGGGAGATGGCTATGATATGGATGCAATTGCATCGGTAGTAATTGGCGGTACTTCTGTTGCAGGCGGATCAGGATCTGTATTGAAAACAGTCATCGGAGTGCTGCTTATGAGCGTAATCAATAATAGTTTTAACTTACTCGGTGTAGATATGTATTTTCAATATATATTTAAAGGATTAATTATATTAATCGCAGTGGGAGCAGATTCATTTAGTAAAAAACGGCTGGCTTCAAGTTAA
- a CDS encoding BadF/BadG/BcrA/BcrD ATPase family protein: MKYLLSVDGGGTKTEFYISDLQGNMIDTFTTGSTSIKSVGGDKSYDQLKAGIERLKETYKITPDDILMGVFGMSGCDSDNDYQMILDRILSLGFTKDNVHLCNDGVLAFYAQTQGPGIVVIAGTGSIVIGIDKQGEVRRSGGWGYHFSDIGSGYWIGCELLKRTLLYCDNCYPYVPVFEQVKGYFQMESYTDLPYTVTEIKDINQIAGLAYEVVKAAEEQDELSINILKDGARQLADQVAGMVKQMDLSEASKIVFSGGVLKSKIYQDMLASEIRQLIPNQDFQFYIQKNRPSFGGIKLAQRLLEKKKEIVLQVFTGGYLNKETTYEEVESKLKPILEKIRVTKVIIGWSVDEELYKKIKLLVHKYQAELYLWMPVFSETGLLEPISFLQDFRGEEVKSYRLKAGENFEFYCPNIKQNRESVKHIYEKYFSKIGFDGIFLDKIRYSSFSNKITGVFSCFCPECMKKYQERQLDVDELRMEMDKVIEGLEGYDRHPLKCLAYEDGSYRFDNPIWEKFFDCKADFIYDSLKEITGYFREQGLKIGMDVLSPFLTRFTGQDLSRLNGLTDFMKPMMYRITCAPAGLPFEYDSFLSGTTSINIDTVRRKFNQLLGIKSDEDNRFDLDFVKSELDVMERLNIPVYCGIEVNRIKDVVPADPEYIKDTINSLSQTNIKGFVLSWDILSAPEENIEAVYHCFGGRGEM, from the coding sequence ATGAAATATTTATTATCAGTAGATGGGGGAGGAACTAAAACAGAATTTTATATCAGTGATCTGCAAGGGAATATGATAGATACCTTTACAACTGGATCCACAAGCATCAAGTCAGTAGGCGGGGATAAATCTTATGACCAGCTAAAGGCAGGGATTGAACGGCTTAAAGAGACATATAAAATTACGCCTGATGATATTTTGATGGGAGTATTTGGAATGTCAGGATGTGATTCGGATAATGATTATCAGATGATTCTTGATCGGATTTTAAGTCTGGGATTTACAAAAGACAATGTTCATTTATGCAACGATGGGGTACTGGCATTTTATGCACAGACGCAGGGCCCGGGAATTGTAGTGATTGCAGGAACTGGTTCAATCGTAATCGGAATAGATAAACAGGGGGAGGTCAGACGTTCAGGAGGATGGGGTTACCATTTCAGTGATATTGGATCCGGTTATTGGATCGGATGTGAGTTATTAAAGAGAACTCTTCTGTATTGTGATAACTGTTATCCATATGTACCTGTATTTGAACAGGTCAAAGGCTATTTCCAGATGGAGAGTTATACAGATCTTCCATATACTGTGACAGAAATTAAGGATATTAATCAAATTGCAGGTCTGGCTTATGAAGTGGTAAAAGCAGCCGAAGAGCAGGATGAATTATCCATTAACATTTTAAAAGACGGAGCCAGACAATTGGCTGATCAGGTTGCGGGTATGGTAAAACAAATGGATTTATCAGAGGCCTCAAAGATTGTTTTTTCAGGCGGAGTATTAAAAAGCAAGATTTATCAAGACATGCTTGCGTCAGAAATCAGACAATTAATTCCTAATCAGGATTTTCAGTTTTATATCCAGAAGAATAGGCCATCCTTTGGAGGGATAAAGTTAGCACAGCGGCTGCTGGAGAAGAAAAAAGAAATTGTCCTGCAGGTATTTACCGGAGGATATTTGAATAAAGAGACTACATATGAAGAAGTGGAAAGCAAATTAAAACCAATACTGGAAAAAATAAGAGTGACAAAGGTAATTATCGGTTGGTCTGTTGATGAGGAACTATATAAAAAGATAAAACTACTGGTACATAAATATCAGGCGGAATTATATCTATGGATGCCAGTTTTTTCAGAGACAGGATTGCTGGAACCGATAAGTTTCTTACAGGATTTTCGGGGTGAGGAAGTAAAAAGTTATCGACTGAAAGCCGGAGAAAATTTCGAGTTTTATTGTCCTAATATAAAACAAAACAGAGAGAGCGTCAAACATATTTATGAAAAATATTTTAGTAAAATAGGATTTGATGGAATATTTTTAGATAAAATCAGGTATTCTTCCTTTTCCAATAAAATCACCGGTGTGTTTAGCTGCTTCTGCCCAGAGTGTATGAAAAAGTATCAGGAAAGACAACTGGACGTTGATGAATTACGTATGGAGATGGACAAAGTTATTGAGGGACTGGAGGGTTATGACAGACACCCGTTAAAATGCTTAGCTTATGAAGATGGAAGCTATCGGTTTGACAATCCGATCTGGGAAAAATTTTTCGACTGTAAAGCAGACTTTATCTATGATTCGCTAAAAGAAATTACAGGTTATTTCAGGGAACAGGGCCTAAAGATCGGCATGGATGTATTATCACCTTTTTTAACCCGTTTTACCGGACAGGATCTGTCTAGACTTAACGGATTAACAGATTTTATGAAGCCTATGATGTATCGGATTACCTGCGCTCCGGCAGGACTTCCATTTGAATATGACAGCTTCCTTTCAGGAACTACCAGCATTAATATCGATACGGTTAGGAGGAAGTTTAATCAACTGCTAGGAATTAAGTCAGACGAGGATAACCGGTTTGATCTCGATTTTGTAAAATCTGAACTTGATGTTATGGAGCGACTAAATATACCGGTATATTGCGGGATTGAAGTCAACAGAATTAAGGATGTTGTACCGGCAGATCCGGAATATATAAAAGATACTATTAATAGTCTGTCTCAAACCAATATTAAAGGCTTTGTGTTATCCTGGGATATTCTATCGGCACCTGAAGAAAATATTGAGGCAGTCTACCATTGCTTTGGAGGCAGGGGTGAAATGTAA
- a CDS encoding sugar ABC transporter ATP-binding protein gives MNRILEMKHIYKDFGAVKVLNDIDFSLGKGEVRALLGANGAGKSTLIKILGGVHAPTKGEIYLRGDKINFKDSYHSKQSGISVIYQELSLVPTLSVIDNIFLGREMVSGIFLKKEEMKKEYEDICRRFSFDIPANVIVSKLSIAKQQMVEIMKAVSCDTEIIIMDEPTTSLTNNEKTSLFEIIAKLKAVGKSIIYISHILDEIFLNCDSASIMRNGIMVGSYDVKDLTKEKITQLMTGVDSSNIAGKKQTFHADYTSEPVLEVRNLGRGNVVKDVSFKVHRGEVVGFAGLVGSKRTEIINLIYGVDHCDRGEILMNGTAVKVRSPKQAIHHKIGFIPEDRKHLGLILGQEIYKNSTAVQIDKFKTSGFLNKAKEIEFAEFAEKKLGIKISNVKQKVKELSGGNQQKVVVSKWLNQDMDLIIYDEPTKGIDIAAKEDIFHSIEEFSGQGIGVIFISSDLEEVIRVADRVLVVRDGTIVSELKNDNLTVQEIMNKIFDV, from the coding sequence ATGAATCGGATATTAGAGATGAAGCACATATATAAAGATTTTGGGGCTGTTAAAGTGTTGAATGATATTGACTTCTCACTGGGAAAAGGTGAGGTCAGAGCTCTTTTAGGTGCCAATGGCGCAGGAAAATCTACATTGATTAAAATACTGGGCGGTGTACATGCACCGACCAAAGGTGAAATTTACTTAAGAGGAGATAAGATAAATTTTAAGGACAGCTATCATTCAAAGCAATCAGGCATTAGTGTGATCTATCAAGAACTAAGCCTGGTGCCAACACTATCGGTAATTGACAATATCTTTCTTGGCAGAGAAATGGTTTCCGGCATCTTTTTAAAAAAAGAGGAGATGAAAAAAGAGTATGAAGATATTTGCCGGCGGTTTTCATTTGATATTCCTGCAAATGTGATTGTGTCTAAGCTGAGCATTGCCAAACAGCAGATGGTAGAGATTATGAAAGCAGTATCCTGTGATACTGAGATCATTATCATGGATGAGCCTACCACTTCACTTACTAATAATGAGAAAACAAGTCTTTTTGAAATTATAGCAAAGCTAAAAGCAGTTGGTAAAAGCATAATTTACATATCACATATTTTAGATGAGATCTTTTTGAATTGTGACAGCGCCAGCATTATGAGAAATGGCATTATGGTTGGAAGCTATGATGTAAAGGATCTTACAAAAGAAAAGATCACTCAGTTAATGACGGGTGTTGACAGCAGCAATATTGCAGGAAAAAAACAGACCTTTCATGCAGATTATACCAGCGAACCTGTTTTGGAAGTCAGAAATCTTGGTCGGGGAAATGTGGTTAAAGATGTATCCTTTAAAGTTCATAGAGGTGAAGTGGTAGGATTTGCCGGTCTGGTAGGTTCTAAACGAACGGAAATCATTAATCTGATTTATGGGGTGGACCATTGTGACCGCGGTGAAATTTTAATGAATGGAACAGCTGTAAAGGTAAGATCGCCTAAACAGGCGATCCACCATAAGATCGGTTTTATTCCGGAAGACAGAAAACATCTTGGTCTGATACTGGGACAGGAAATATATAAAAATTCTACAGCCGTTCAGATTGATAAGTTTAAGACGTCAGGATTCTTAAATAAAGCAAAAGAAATAGAATTCGCTGAATTTGCAGAAAAGAAACTGGGCATAAAAATCAGCAACGTAAAACAAAAGGTAAAAGAACTTAGCGGCGGCAATCAACAGAAGGTTGTGGTATCCAAATGGCTGAATCAGGATATGGATTTGATTATTTATGACGAACCTACCAAAGGAATTGATATTGCGGCGAAGGAAGACATTTTTCATTCGATAGAGGAATTCTCAGGACAGGGAATAGGGGTCATATTTATATCGTCCGATTTAGAGGAAGTGATCCGTGTTGCAGACCGGGTACTGGTAGTCAGAGATGGAACGATTGTTAGTGAGTTGAAAAATGACAATCTTACAGTTCAGGAAATTATGAATAAGATATTTGATGTATAG
- a CDS encoding MarR family winged helix-turn-helix transcriptional regulator — MAKTELKILIGLHRAVNYIDRQSTKIFSEYNLTMGQFAVLEALYHKGDMTIGQVQEKILSSSGTIPLIINNLEKRGYLIRKADSKDKRRCILHITAQGKELIGQVYPRNEARIIELMAHWTDEEKEQLAMLLKKYGDEINGEKD; from the coding sequence ATGGCAAAGACAGAGTTAAAAATCCTAATAGGCCTCCATCGGGCCGTAAACTACATTGACCGCCAATCAACCAAAATTTTTTCAGAGTACAATCTTACCATGGGACAATTTGCCGTTTTAGAGGCACTATACCACAAAGGAGACATGACCATCGGTCAGGTACAAGAAAAAATTCTAAGTTCCAGCGGAACCATTCCTCTTATTATAAATAACCTTGAGAAAAGAGGGTATCTTATAAGGAAAGCGGACAGCAAGGATAAGAGGCGATGCATTCTCCATATCACAGCTCAGGGAAAAGAGTTGATTGGTCAGGTTTACCCAAGAAATGAAGCCAGGATTATTGAGTTAATGGCTCATTGGACTGATGAAGAAAAAGAACAATTGGCAATGTTATTAAAAAAGTATGGAGATGAGATTAATGGAGAGAAAGATTAA
- a CDS encoding nitroreductase family protein, with protein sequence MGIIESLEKRRSYYSINKELPVDTGEVIEQIEKLTELVPDAFNMKSSRVVVALGEKQDLLWDAIYDAFGGQVPREKIDSFKAGAGTILYYYDQEVVKGLQGQFPLYADNFPAWAMQSSAMLQISIWSGLRELGIGASLQHYNPVIDQKVRELFDLPESYLLIAQMPFGGIIKEPDSKEKEDISKRVQIEK encoded by the coding sequence ATGGGCATTATTGAATCATTAGAAAAGAGAAGAAGCTATTATAGCATTAATAAAGAACTTCCCGTTGATACCGGAGAAGTCATTGAACAGATTGAAAAATTAACAGAATTGGTACCTGATGCTTTTAACATGAAAAGCTCCCGCGTTGTTGTGGCGTTAGGAGAAAAGCAGGATTTATTATGGGACGCTATCTATGACGCTTTCGGAGGCCAGGTCCCAAGAGAAAAAATCGACAGCTTTAAAGCTGGGGCAGGAACAATTCTTTATTACTACGATCAGGAGGTCGTAAAAGGATTACAGGGACAGTTTCCACTGTATGCGGACAATTTTCCAGCCTGGGCGATGCAGTCCAGTGCAATGCTTCAAATAAGCATCTGGAGCGGGCTGAGAGAATTAGGGATCGGCGCCTCCTTACAGCACTATAACCCGGTTATAGATCAGAAGGTCCGCGAACTGTTTGATTTGCCGGAAAGCTATCTGCTGATTGCCCAAATGCCTTTCGGAGGGATTATAAAAGAGCCTGATTCTAAAGAGAAGGAAGACATTTCCAAAAGGGTTCAAATTGAAAAATAA
- a CDS encoding sugar ABC transporter substrate-binding protein, translating into MKKQMKKVLALGLVTAMAAGITACSAPAKEETAAATKAAETQAAGEVKDEYKIAVLLPGPTGYFVATKEGIDAAAKENNVKIEYADAQWDASKQLAQAEDFIVKGVDLIAICSVDSGSGEKIVKSANESNIPILAFTNAIGGEESGQYDGLVSYVGQNEVNTGAVTGELAKQLLGKDGGKAILIEGVPGTTPQINRKKGLERALEGSNIEVIFNQTSNWEKEQALKIVEDMIQKKTEFNIVICQDDNSATGAGQALKESGLKDTVKVIGLGGSIDGLQAVKDGLIDGTTYMSAVEEGHVAIETAVKFLKGETVAPVTEIKQVEVNKDNVDTFKGEW; encoded by the coding sequence ATGAAGAAGCAAATGAAAAAAGTATTGGCACTTGGGTTAGTAACGGCGATGGCAGCGGGTATAACTGCTTGTTCTGCCCCGGCCAAAGAAGAAACAGCAGCAGCTACGAAGGCTGCAGAAACACAGGCAGCAGGTGAGGTAAAAGACGAGTATAAAATTGCAGTTTTACTTCCGGGTCCGACAGGTTATTTTGTAGCAACAAAAGAAGGAATTGATGCAGCAGCAAAAGAGAATAACGTGAAAATTGAATATGCAGATGCACAGTGGGATGCTTCGAAACAGCTTGCTCAGGCAGAAGATTTTATTGTAAAAGGTGTGGATTTAATTGCAATATGTTCTGTTGATTCAGGATCAGGCGAGAAGATTGTAAAATCTGCAAATGAATCAAACATTCCAATTCTGGCATTTACCAATGCTATCGGTGGAGAGGAAAGTGGACAATATGATGGTCTTGTATCATATGTAGGCCAAAATGAAGTAAATACAGGTGCAGTAACCGGTGAGCTTGCAAAACAGCTGTTAGGTAAAGATGGAGGAAAGGCAATTCTAATTGAAGGCGTTCCGGGAACAACACCACAGATTAATAGAAAAAAAGGATTAGAACGGGCTCTGGAAGGCAGCAATATTGAAGTTATATTTAATCAGACATCTAACTGGGAAAAAGAACAGGCACTTAAAATTGTAGAAGACATGATTCAGAAAAAAACGGAGTTTAATATTGTAATCTGTCAGGATGATAACTCAGCAACCGGGGCAGGACAGGCTTTAAAAGAATCAGGATTAAAAGATACTGTAAAAGTTATCGGCCTGGGCGGAAGTATTGATGGTCTTCAGGCAGTTAAAGATGGTTTAATTGATGGTACCACCTATATGTCAGCAGTTGAAGAAGGGCATGTAGCGATTGAAACAGCAGTTAAATTCTTAAAAGGTGAAACAGTTGCACCTGTTACAGAAATTAAGCAGGTTGAAGTAAATAAAGATAATGTAGATACTTTTAAAGGAGAGTGGTAA
- a CDS encoding cell wall-binding protein: MKKHLKLMAVLSAAGVLTVAAPELGLISTAATAYAKVLGWVEENGSWKFYEDNDSYVTDSWKKRGEDWYYLNEDGNVAINSQIDEYYVDESGKRVSDKWISMTNENFWDSADAPEFLWHYYGKNGKEVVSKWQKINDNLYYFNDQGEMQTGKIEIEGSIYYLGQENDGVMKTGWIELANDSDDLDETQSWYYFDKSGRMVESQVDKKIDGNYYTFVNGIMQKGWYKLPVTATESEATADATTAAGYQYYDPENGARVNGWKVIEGIEGLSEEGETYNFYFKNGAPTCAANGLELFTIDSKKYAFNTKGEMQTGLKVINLEDGGIANFYFGTDGAMTTGKQTVYNEDLDEDQVWFFQTEGTNKGQGVHGVRDNVLYEYGLRKEADADLKVAPISFEGNQYLVNASGSLQKATSSSKSATKPELGAGYKDYKDSNDKVWVVDVNGIIQ; this comes from the coding sequence ATGAAAAAGCATTTAAAATTGATGGCTGTATTATCCGCTGCCGGCGTTTTAACCGTCGCAGCTCCAGAGCTGGGCTTAATCAGCACAGCAGCCACCGCCTATGCTAAAGTACTCGGCTGGGTTGAGGAAAACGGAAGCTGGAAATTTTATGAAGATAATGACAGCTACGTAACCGATTCCTGGAAAAAGCGCGGCGAAGACTGGTACTACTTAAACGAGGACGGCAATGTCGCCATTAATTCACAAATCGATGAATATTACGTAGATGAAAGCGGGAAAAGGGTTTCTGACAAATGGATTTCCATGACCAATGAAAACTTCTGGGATTCAGCTGATGCCCCTGAGTTTTTATGGCACTACTATGGAAAAAACGGTAAGGAAGTTGTTTCCAAGTGGCAGAAAATCAACGATAATTTGTACTACTTCAATGACCAGGGTGAAATGCAGACCGGAAAGATTGAAATTGAAGGAAGTATTTATTATTTAGGACAAGAGAATGACGGCGTTATGAAAACAGGCTGGATCGAGCTTGCAAATGACTCTGATGATCTTGATGAAACCCAATCTTGGTACTATTTTGATAAGAGCGGCCGTATGGTAGAAAGCCAGGTCGACAAAAAGATCGATGGAAACTATTATACCTTTGTTAACGGAATCATGCAGAAAGGCTGGTACAAGCTTCCTGTCACTGCAACCGAATCCGAAGCAACCGCTGACGCAACTACAGCAGCCGGATACCAGTACTATGATCCAGAGAATGGTGCACGGGTTAACGGTTGGAAGGTAATCGAAGGTATTGAAGGACTTAGCGAAGAGGGAGAGACCTATAATTTCTATTTCAAGAACGGTGCTCCTACCTGCGCAGCAAATGGTCTTGAATTGTTTACCATTGATTCCAAAAAATATGCATTCAATACTAAGGGAGAAATGCAGACCGGACTGAAAGTTATCAACTTAGAAGACGGCGGAATCGCCAATTTCTACTTTGGAACTGACGGTGCTATGACTACCGGAAAGCAGACAGTTTACAATGAAGATCTGGATGAGGATCAGGTATGGTTCTTCCAGACAGAAGGTACTAACAAAGGACAGGGAGTTCACGGTGTCCGTGATAACGTCCTGTATGAATATGGCTTAAGAAAAGAAGCTGATGCCGACTTAAAGGTTGCTCCTATTTCCTTTGAAGGCAATCAGTATCTGGTAAATGCCAGTGGTTCCCTCCAAAAAGCAACTTCCTCTTCCAAGTCTGCTACCAAACCAGAACTTGGAGCAGGATATAAGGATTATAAGGATTCCAATGACAAAGTATGGGTTGTCGATGTAAACGGCATTATCCAGTAA
- a CDS encoding ROK family protein, with protein MGEMVGKPGVIKLLNKDVVEGIIRSSGPITKPEIAKRSQLSLVTVNKTVAILIQEEKVRVSGASESTGGRRAMFFEINNEANYYIGLYYYKNHYIGAISDSIGELIYVQEFPTRVDVYEEVMEDTYAALDSLIEKCGDHKIKAIGIGVPGVVKEGTITNIPNIPSWEGKDISGILSDKYLLPVLLENDINLTTLGIYNTDYQNNKVRNMALIYLDQGIGSGFIINQSLFKGSSNFAGELSYIPVKQHFPIKGKVTRYTGNFETQISLITEAIEQSSGLSEQGLYKDMLIRTIVEGLLSVICVLNPEIIVMKHSCLTEHDCQKIERELAEWVDESNVPSIINAADLSKSSIQGVIRMCIRESTSSYSLSNKKRG; from the coding sequence ATGGGCGAGATGGTTGGAAAACCAGGTGTAATAAAATTATTAAATAAAGATGTGGTAGAAGGAATTATTCGAAGCAGTGGTCCAATCACAAAACCAGAGATAGCCAAACGGTCACAGCTAAGTCTGGTTACTGTAAATAAAACAGTTGCTATACTGATTCAGGAGGAAAAAGTAAGAGTCAGTGGAGCCAGCGAATCCACCGGTGGCAGGAGAGCAATGTTCTTTGAAATTAATAATGAAGCAAATTATTATATCGGTCTTTATTATTATAAGAATCATTATATTGGAGCCATTTCAGATTCCATAGGTGAATTAATTTATGTGCAGGAATTTCCTACCAGAGTGGATGTATATGAAGAGGTCATGGAAGATACATATGCAGCACTGGACAGTCTCATTGAAAAGTGCGGTGATCATAAAATAAAAGCAATAGGAATCGGTGTTCCTGGAGTTGTAAAGGAAGGTACCATTACCAATATTCCCAATATCCCTTCCTGGGAAGGGAAAGATATTTCTGGTATTTTATCAGATAAATATCTGCTTCCGGTTCTGCTTGAGAATGATATTAATCTGACTACATTAGGAATTTATAATACAGATTATCAGAATAATAAAGTCAGAAACATGGCTTTGATTTACTTGGATCAGGGAATCGGATCAGGATTTATTATTAACCAGTCGCTGTTTAAAGGTTCCAGTAACTTTGCTGGGGAGTTAAGCTACATACCGGTAAAGCAGCATTTTCCTATAAAAGGAAAGGTTACCAGATATACAGGTAACTTTGAAACACAAATATCATTAATCACTGAGGCAATTGAACAATCCTCCGGATTGTCAGAGCAAGGGCTGTATAAAGATATGCTGATTCGTACAATTGTTGAAGGCCTATTAAGTGTTATCTGCGTTTTGAACCCTGAAATCATCGTGATGAAGCATAGCTGTCTGACAGAACATGATTGTCAAAAGATAGAGCGGGAGCTGGCAGAATGGGTGGATGAAAGCAATGTTCCCTCCATTATAAATGCGGCAGATTTAAGCAAAAGCAGTATTCAAGGAGTAATTCGTATGTGCATTAGGGAAAGTACTTCTTCCTATTCATTATCTAATAAAAAGCGAGGTTAA
- a CDS encoding pirin family protein, which translates to MERKIKRQVRGFRTQDGAGVNLVRVLGHETMEEYDPILMLDSFDSTNPDDYTAGFPMHPHRGIETISYVYRGQMVHRDSLGNEDSISDGEVQWMTAGSGILHEEKLPASERMLGVQLWLNLPSKDKMTAPSYHSIKNEEIEEINLENGKLRLLAGQYKDSNGYMGRYLPLDYYDIHLDPNASISIDTDPNRSVMIFTLSGEVSVGGELVREKTAAKLTSGDKVELKSTEKNVQVLFISSTPLGEPIAWGGPIVMNTKAELQKAFTDLDQGTFLQKKMSYDN; encoded by the coding sequence ATGGAGAGAAAGATTAAAAGACAGGTTAGAGGCTTTAGAACCCAAGACGGTGCCGGTGTAAACCTGGTCAGGGTATTAGGTCATGAAACAATGGAAGAATACGATCCCATTTTGATGCTGGATTCCTTTGACAGCACAAATCCCGATGATTACACAGCTGGGTTCCCTATGCACCCGCATAGGGGCATTGAAACAATCAGTTATGTATACCGCGGGCAGATGGTTCATAGGGACAGTTTAGGAAATGAAGATTCTATTTCCGACGGAGAAGTCCAGTGGATGACAGCAGGTTCCGGAATCCTGCATGAAGAGAAACTACCTGCATCAGAACGAATGCTTGGAGTACAGCTGTGGCTGAATTTACCATCAAAGGATAAGATGACCGCTCCTTCCTACCACAGCATAAAAAATGAAGAGATTGAAGAGATTAATCTTGAAAATGGAAAGCTGAGACTACTTGCCGGACAATATAAGGACAGTAACGGATACATGGGCAGATATCTTCCTCTGGATTACTACGATATCCATCTTGATCCCAACGCTTCCATTTCCATAGATACGGATCCAAACCGCTCGGTTATGATCTTTACCCTGTCCGGAGAGGTTTCTGTCGGAGGAGAACTGGTGAGAGAGAAGACTGCAGCAAAGCTTACCTCTGGAGACAAGGTCGAGTTAAAAAGCACTGAGAAGAATGTCCAGGTATTATTTATAAGCTCAACGCCTCTGGGAGAGCCTATCGCCTGGGGAGGTCCCATCGTAATGAATACGAAAGCTGAATTACAAAAAGCTTTTACAGATCTGGATCAGGGAACGTTCTTACAAAAGAAAATGTCATATGATAACTAA